In Acanthopagrus latus isolate v.2019 chromosome 16, fAcaLat1.1, whole genome shotgun sequence, one DNA window encodes the following:
- the pkdccb gene encoding extracellular tyrosine-protein kinase PKDCC, whose translation MPGGMGNSLRAAALLAFVVLSILVSLLISSVQQFGARISHFSNATLAGDDDGGDFASLRGALIHQLNERRKEIIPLLLPDDDDDDDDDDDDDGGGGGGDDDGENGLPGESRHYFQLDQAPDSTLDNSLWSEIAHGSRRAHMDEMGCDSLVDMQAVEVLGSGYTKLVVKVRLAGGQPVALKLVNEQGIDMGKCVEDFKDPHGCRELVSYKLKKEIVLLQRLQHPNVIKLKGHCAGDSGGREGGEGRVTVILEQGNPLQMIQLLQSPWEDRFRVCLDLVRLLHFLSQSPLGSVALLDFQPRQFVTVSGSLKLTDLDDASAEETSCRTDADCTLQFPHRNFTLPCSARGVCEGLSEKRNIYNAYRYFFTYLLPHQAPPGLTHLVDHIMNSTGELKADINQTLEAFEHILLLYKSGLHLDNLPPSIIRDYTVMRGMGTSGNVEYRCWPSYSQQGCVLSVHSAREAALICNSHSQCSSFTLTGQKTWTGRLLASFRSSFAHLVPDGTSEVYVKKTTAPETSTV comes from the exons ATGCCCGGCGGGATGGGCAACTCTTTACGCGCGGCTGCCCTCCTGGCTTTCGTGGTGCTTTCTATCCTGGTGTCACTTTTGATAAGCAGCGTGCAGCAGTTTGGAGCGAGGATATCCCACTTTTCCAATGCAACTCTcgctggtgatgatgatgggggGGACTTTGCGTCTCTCCGCGGGGCGTTGATCCACCAACTGAACGAGAGGCGCAAAGAAATCATTCCGCTGCTTTtacctgatgatgatgatgatgatgatgatgatgatgatgatgatggtggtggtggtggtggtgacgaTGATGGTGAAAACGGACTGCCCGGAGAGAGTCGACATTACTTCCAACTTGATCAAGCTCCAGACTCGACTTTGGATAACAGCCTGTGGAGTGAGATCGCGCATGGCTCGAGGAGGGCGCATATGGATGAAATGGGTTGCGATTCGCTGGTGGACATGCAGGCGGTGGAGGTCCTCGGGTCTGGATACACCAAACTGGTTGTCAAAGTGAGGCTGGCCGGGGGTCAGCCCGTGGCGTTAAAGCTGGTCAACGAGCAGGGGATAGACATGGGGAAGTGTGTGGAGGACTTTAAAGACCCGCACGGCTGCCGAGAGCTCGTCTCTTACAAGCTGAAGAAGGAAATAGTCCTGTTGCAGAGGCTGCAGCATCCGAACGTCATTAAG CTCAAGGGTCACTGTGCAGGGGATTCAGGAGGACgagaaggaggggaaggaagaGTCACAGTCATTCTGGAGCAGGGGAATCCTCTCCAGATGATCCAGCTGCTCCAGAGTCCCTGGGAGGACAGATTCAGG GTGTGTCTGGATCTGGTCAGgctccttcacttcctgtcccaGTCTCCTCTGGGCTCCGTGGCTCTGCTGGACTTCCAGCCCCGGCAGTTTGTCACCGTCTCCGGCAGCCTAAAGCTCACGGACCTGGATGACGCCAGCGCCGAGGAGACCTCCTGTCGGACAGATGCGGACTGCACCCTCCAGTTTCCACACAGAAATTTCACTCTGCCGTGCTCGGCCCGGGGAGTGTGTGAGGGCCTGAGTGAGAAGAGGAACATTTACAACGCCTATAG GTATTTTTTCACCTACCTGCTGCCTCACCAGGCCCCGCCCGGGCTCACACACCTGGTAGACCACATCATGAACTCAACAG GGGAGCTGAAAGCTGACATCAATCAGACGCTGGAGGCCTTTGaacacatcctcctcctctacaAGTCTGGCCTGCACCTGGACAACCTGCCTCCATCAATAATCAGAG ATTACACCGTGATGCGAGGCATGGGGACCTCTGGGAACGTGGAGTACCGCTGCTGGCCGTCGTACAGCCAGCAGGGCTGCGTGCTGTCGGTGCACAGCGCCAGGGAGGCAGCGCTCATCTGTAACTCCCACTCCcagtgcagcagcttcactctgacGGGACAGAAGACATGGACGG GTCGCCTCCTGGCCTCCTTCAGGAGCAGCTTCGCTCATCTGGTGCCTGACGGGACGTCAGAGGTGTATGTGAAGAAAACCACGGCCCCTGAGACGTCCACGGTGTGA